The genome window TCGCTCGCATTGAAAATCATGAAACGCAAGCATACAGCCTTGTTTGTAGGACAATGGGCAGCACCATTTTTGCTGCTGGGCGTTTATAACAAGATTGTTAAAACGCAGGGACACGATCAGGAAGGTGATTAGTCCATGCAATCTTAATTCAGCCCACCGTGCGTTATTTCAAGACACGGTGGGCTTTTTTTATTGATTCTTAAATACAAATTTCTCTATAACTGCCACTTCACCCTCAACGCCTTTTGCCAAAATGCCGGCGCGAACCGCCCTATCCCATGGTGGCAGGAAAGTAATATCAGGCGCGCTGATTTTCAAAGCTGTAAAAGCGGTGCCATTAAGGCTGTATTGAAAACCAATCTCCGTATTGTTTTTTACAGTCATTTTGATGAATAAATTTTTCCCCTTTGTGGCAACAGGAAACTTACCCAAACTGCTTCTTGCGCCATCTTTAACGAGGGTAATGCCAATGCTATCCTGCTTTGCCACAGCGTAAATCAAATTTTTCTCGTCACCGATCAATGCTACACCGGCCATTGCGCTTTTTGCGGGAATGGTCTCCACAGTTGCCTCATAATTGGGGCCTTCTATCCTTCTTGCGATAAACAGCTCGCGGTCATCTTTAATCTGTAAACCTATACGGCCGTTTTTCAGCTCGATAGCGGGCTTGTTGAAAACGGACCAGCTCCATTGAAGATCAAGTTTTTCTTTGTTAAAATCGTCTGTTGCCGTAAACATTTTCGGGCTGTCCGACGGGGAAAGATATTCATCTGTAAAACGGATCCAGTTATCGGGTGTAAATTCAAAACCGCGAACCAGCGCCTGACGGCCCGTATATTTGTTTGAAGACTTGTCGTAAGCATGATAAAGGAAATAATTTTTTCCCTGGTACGTAACGGCTGTTCCGTGTCCCGGGCACATCCAGTCGCCCTGGCCGGTCATGATTGGGTTTCCTTTGAATTTCTCCCAGGGCCCCATCAGGCTTTTGGAACGCGCAATGCCGGTGGCATAGGTGCAGCCTGGCCCGCAGCAGCCTGCTGCTGCATAAATTGCGTAGAAATAGCCATTGTTCTTAATCACCGAAACGCCTTCCACAAGGTTGGCTTCCCAGGGCGTATCGTTTCTGAACAGCTCCTTTTTCTCGCCCACAAGCGCCGTTTTTTCCTCATTGATTTCCTGGATCCAGATCGGCGTTGCCTTACCTACGCTATTGCCGTCTTCTTTCCAGATCAGGTGCAGCTTGTTATTTTCATCCCGGATCGGGAAACCGTCGATCGAGCCTACTTCCTGACAAACCAGCGGACCGTGATCTTTGAATGGCCCTTCTGGTGTGTCGGCACTAGCTACCCCTACGCACAGGTTACCCCCTTTTTTATGTGCAGTATAATAAACATATACTTTCCCATTCTCGTAATTCAGCTCAGGCGCCCAGTAGTAATAGTCCGCCCAGCCGGTCAGGTCGGGGAAAATGGATCCTGTTTGTGTCCAGTTTTTCAGGTCTTTGGACTTCATCACCGGAAAGCCCGGCGCCCAGTTGGAACTGGTTCCTGCGGCATAATATGTGTCTCCTACTTTAATAACAGAAGGGTCCGCGAAATCACCACGGATTACTGCCTGCTGTGCATGGGCAATGTGTACGAATATCAACAACAGCAGACTAATGCTCAATTTTTTCATAAATAACTTTTAAATGTAAACTGCGTTCCGGCCCCAAATATAAGCTAAAACGCTATTCGCCCGAGGGAACGGCAATGGCCTGCCCCGTAGAAACCGGCTCGCCGAAGCTGGGAAGACCGTCCGCTGTCCAGGTGAATTTCTGCATTCTCACATTCCGTGAACCGCCGCAGCCCTGCCCAGAGGCCGAGTTCGCATGGTAAATGATCCAGTCTTCCTTGCCGTCTCTGGATTTGAAAAAGCCATTGTGCCCCACGCCGAAAGCATTGGCCGAAGCCAGGCCTGTGAAAACCGGATTGGCTATTTTAGTCCAGCTTGCGGGTTTCAATGGATCACTTCCTTCCTGCAAACGGGCGATACCGAGCGAATAACGGTCATCCCCGCAGTAACTTCCCGAAAATACGAGAAGGGTTTGTCCGGCCGGGTTTTTCAAAATCTCCGGCCCTTCGTTCACTGGAAACCCACGCTTTTCCCAATCATACTGTGGATCAGCGATCTTCACCGTGGGTCCGGCAAGGGTAAACGGATTAGCCATCCGCGAAATGTATAAATTCTGGGTTAAATCGGTGCTTCCGCCTGCAAACGGCCTTCCTGACCAAACCATAAAGAGCGTAGTATCCTGCTGAAAAACAGTCGCATCAATGGACCAGAGGTCTTCCGGATGCGTTTTGAGCTGCCCTTTGTCCGTCCAGGTGCCCTGCGTCGGGTCTGCATTTGCATTTTCCAGCACCCACATGCGGTGGTTGCGGTCCTGCCCGTCGGAGCCGGTATAGTAGATATACCATTTACAATTCAGAAAAAAGAGCTCCGGTGCCCAGATATCCCGCGAGTTACCGCCCGATGCAGGTGCATTAAAGACCGTAACCGGCGTAACATCCTTCAAGCGGCTCATTTTACCCGTCTTCCAGATCTGTATCCGGTTGCCTAACGTGTGCAAATAATAGTAGGTTGTATCTTTTTGAAAAACCCATGGATCGGGAGCAGCATTCAGTAAGGGGTTAGAGAATGTTGCTGCCTGCTGCTGCTTACCCGGCTCGGGGCTTTTTGCTTCCTTTTTACAGGACGCATCGATAAACAAAAATGCAAGGCACCAGATCAGGACTGGCTTATACAAGGTTTTAAATGTCATAACGGCGGTTTAAATGAACCAGAATTTGCTACTAATAACGTGGATTCTGCGTTAAATTAGGATTTAAATCAATATCCGATTGTGGAATGGGATACCATTCATTCCTGCCTTTTTCAAAGTTCGTAAATTCAGGGTCGCGGGCAGCCAGCTCTTTTCCTAAATCCCCCCACCGTTGCAGATCGGCGAATCGCCAGGTTTCACCAGTAAGTTCAGTAATGCGCTCATGCTTGATCTGGGCAAGGAATTGTGCTTGCGACAAGCCTGGTCTGGCCTGTGTAAGCGGTCGCAGACCTGCCCGCACACGCACCATGTCTACGAATGGATAAGCCTGTGCGGTTTGCCCGAGTCCGTTAAGCGCCTCTGCGTACATAAGTAAAATGTCGGCATAGCGCAGCAAGCGATGGTTATTGGGCGAACGGAAACCTTCCTCTGTCCGGCCCGCTTCATTATCATTGAGCTGTTTTCTGAACCATACTGAGCTGCTTTCGCCGGTGTTGGTGCCATAGCGGCTGGCAAATGTCTTCCCGTAAACCATGGTAAAGTTGGGACCACGAACGTCTGTGGAATCAAAAAGTAATGTTGCGGCAAGTCTGGGGTCTCTGGTGCCCAGTGCGGTATTTTCTTTTTTGAATTCCCCTACCAGCCAGCGACGCGCCCCTCCATCCGAGAAGCCTACGCCCCGCGGCGCATAAAACTGCGCAATGGAAGTTCCGGTGTTATTAATGCGGGTTTCATCCACGTCGTCGTCCGTGTTTTCGTTTGGATTAAAACGGAACTGGATCTCAAATACCGATTCGCTGTTGTTTTCCGTGGATGCTTTGAAGTTGTCCTGATAGTTGGCGGTAAGCGTGTACAGCCCTTTTCCTTCTCCTGTGATAAACCAGGCCAATGCTGTTGCCGCTTCCTGATTTTTATTTTGCTGCAAAAAGGCTTTTCCCAATAAACCCATGGCTGCGCCGCGTGTGGCCCGGCCGAGGTCGTCTCCGGTGTAGCTTAATGGCAATGCAGGTGCGGCTTCGGTGAGGTCTTTTACAACTTGCGCCCATGCTTGTTCATTGGTTGCATTAACAGGACGATCTGTTGGTTCGGAAGGCTCAAGGATAATGGGCGGCCTTCCGAAATAAAGCGTCAGGTTGAAATAAAACAGGCCGCGCATAAACTTCGCTTCGCCGATGATCCGGTTTTTCAATGCTTCGTCCATCTCGATCCCCGGCACATAAGCAAGCACCTGATTGGCCCTGAATATGCCGATAAACAGATTTTGCCACGTCCCGGCGGTCAGTCCTTCGTTGTAATTGGTCTGATTGAAACCCATTACATTGTTCAGCGTAATGTCTCCGCCTGAGCCGTAACCTTCGTCCGAACGCAGCATGCCGTGGTAAAACAGGAAACGGGAATAAAGCGTGGCGGTCCTGTGGAATGTGCTGTAAACGGCGTTGATCCCTTTAATGGCATCGTTCTGGCTTTTCCAGAAAGACGCAATGGTAGGGTTATTCGGATTCGGCTGATCAAAATCGCGGTCACAAGCCGTGGCAACCATTAAAATGAATGAGGTAAGCAAAAATATCTTTTTCATGTTGATGTCTTTTGAGATAAAGGCTGCTGATCAGAAACCCAGGTTGATGCCGAAAGAAATGATACGGGAAGACGGATATCCACCCAGGTCGACGCCCGGTTCGAGATTAAAATTCGCTCCGACCACATCCGGATCAAGGCCCGTATATTTGGTGAACGTCAGCAGGTTCTGTGCGCTTACATATATTCTGGCATTGCTCAGAGCCAGTTTGGTAGTCACAGCTTCGGGGATAGAATATGAAAGTTCGACATTTCTAAGCCTCAGATAGGACCCGTTTTCCAGCCAGCGATCCGTATTGCCGCGCACATTGGATACAATGCCCCGATCTGCACTGGCAGGGTCGCCTGCTGCTCCTGTTGAATAAGAAACTCCTAACCTTGGGAAATCAGTGTCGGTATTTTGTGGAGTCCACGGGTTAATGTCACGGCGGTAGTTGGAGTAGCCCATTCCGTCAATGTCCCTTCTCACATCATTGTAAATTTTTTGGCCAAATGCCCCATAGAACTGCACATTCAGCGATATGCCCGACCACGACCCGTTCAGGATCAAACCGGAAGTTAGTTTTGGCCATGGACTGCCTGCAAATGTGCGGTCACGGTCGTTGATATCATCATTGGTTCCCTGATCGATGCGGTTTACGTAGCGGACATCACCCGGTTTTGCATAAGCGGCCTGTGCTTTGTGCGCCTGAATTTCTTCATCATTCTGGAAGAGGCCATCTGTTTTAATCAAATAATATTCACCAATAGAGCGGCCCACTTGCGAACGCGTATTGCCCGATTGAATGTAATTCCTCGGCTCTCCCGTTTCTTCATCCACACCCAGATTACCCAGCTCGAGCACCTTGTTCCGGATCAGACTGAAATTGGGCGCAACGCTCCATGTGAATGGTCCGGATGTATGGCGATAGGTAAAATCCAGCTCAATGCCTTTGTTTTCAATAGAACCAATGTTAACCAACGGATCGCCTTGCAAATTCCCGATATAAAGCGGCAATGGCAGGGATAGCAGAACGTCTTTTGCCACAGAACGGAAGGCGTCAATGGTAATAGCGAGCTTGTTGTTGAAAAGCACCAGGTCTGCACCAATGTTGGTTGTCGCTTTTTGCTCCCATTTAATATCTTCATAAACCAGCCTGGCTTGCGTAGCACCGGGAAATTCTGTCTGCCCCGATCCAAAAACTGCCCTCGGCGCCTGGTTCAAGAATCCGGTAAACTGATAGTTACTCAAATTCGCCGAGCCGAGGACACCATAAGAACCTCTCAGTTTCAGCTCGTTGATAATGTCAGATTTGAAAAATTCTTCATTACTGACTTTCCATGAAGCTGCGGCCGATGGAAAATATCCCGTGCGGTGAGCAGGCGAAAAACGTGAGTCCTTATCAGCCCGGAACGTGAATGTGAGATAATATTTTTCAGCAAAATTATAGTTTAGCCTGCCCAAAGCGGAATTGATCAGCGTCTGTGAACGGGTACCCGTCGCTGTCATGCCACCACTGGCCGAATTGATGGTTGTAAAATAATCACCACCGTACACACCCAGCTGTAAACGCCGCCCCCCAACATCATCATTGCGGATGGTCTGCTGCGTATACCCTACGACCCCGTTTAAGTTGTGCTTATTAAATGTAAAATTGAAATTCAATGTATGCTCAAACAGATAGCTCAGGAATTGCGCCCTTGTCTGCCCTACGCTGCTGAATTCCGGTGATTGGTTCCAGTACCAAAGGCCTTCTTTCCTGATGTTATTCGTTTTGTCAAAGCTCGTTTCCAAACCGGCATTGAAGCGGTAAGTAACGTTTTTCAGGATTTTATAATCGATAAATGCATTACCCAGCACTTTGAAAAAATTGGAAGTTGAGCGGGTAATGTCGTTGATGGCAGCCTGGTTTCTGGAAAATGACCGCGCATTGAACGACCCGTAACCCCAGCCGCCCGGATTGGAAGTACTTTGCAGGTCGGCACTTAGGACCGGGATGATCGGCAGGCTCGTCCATACATCATACCAGGCGTTACCCTCTGCGAATCCACCCTGAAAAGGCGCATTCCGCTCGGTGCTCGACACCATCAGATTTTCTCCGAACGTAAATTTATTGCGGGTCGCCTCGGTATTGATCCGCATCGAACCACGCTTGAAATCCCGGGCTTTGAGCACACCTTCATCCGCAAAATAAGAGCCGGAGATGAGATATTTGCTATCCTTGCCTCCCCCGGACAAGCTGACATTATAATCCTGAATACTGCCTGTTTGCAGCAACTCGTCAGCCCAGTTTGTATTGACGGCGCCATTATAATTAGCCACAGATGGCTGCAATGCATAACCTGCCGCCTGGTAAGCGCGGGTATTGGTTTCCACGTATTCCTGTGCATTCATCATATCCCACCGTTTGGGAAGCGACGAAATGCCAAAACGCGCCGATGCATCCACTTTCAGCGCACCTTCTTTTCCTTTTTTGGTAGTAATGATAATGACTCCGTTTGCAGCCCGGGAACCGTAAATGGCCGCCGCCGACGCGTCTTTTAACACTTGTATCGTTTCTACATCATTGGGATTGACCGTTGTATTGGCATCGGCCAGCATACCGTCGATCACGTACAGCGGACTGGCATTTCCAAACAGTGTACTCAGTCCGCGAATGTTCACTACTGCTTCCTGTCCCGGCGCACCGCCATTCCGGACCGCGACGCCCGGGGTCATGCCCTGCAACGCTTCCGGGACCGAACGGGCAATCCGCTTATTCGTATTCTGGGCATCAATGATGCCCGTTGCGCCCGTCAGGTCTGAACGGCGAACTGACTGATAACCGATCACCACAAATTCTTCCAGATTCTGAGCATCCTCGGCGAGCTGTATCGTGTAGCTGGTCTGGTCGGTAACGGGCACTTCGGAGGGCAGGTAGCCGATAAAAGTAACCCTTAATGTCTGACCGTTTTGTGCAGTGATTGTAAACTTTCCGTTGGCATCTGTAATGGTGGCGGCATTCGTTCCTGCGACGACGACCGTGGCGCCAGGCAGGGCTTCACCCGTGGCTGTTTGCACGACACCGGTTACATTGGTGCCTTGCCCGAGGGCAAAATTAACGCCGGAAAGCAAAATAAATAAGAGTTGAAACAGGGTATAATAATTACGCATAGCTGATGGGTTGATGAATTTAGTTGAATCCTTAATGTTAATTGTGACTCCTCATCGACAGGAAAAATTGCATATATTCTATAAAAATTGTGCCAATTCAAGGATAAAGCAATGATTACATAGCGTAAAATACCGCCACATTTCTATGGCGGTATTCTTATGCTGTTACATTGAAATCTGAGATTATTCGCGCGGGAATATTACTGCTTCGTATTATGCTTGGTAGCCTCGTTTTTGTAGTTGTTGGTCTTTCCGGTGTGGTTCTTTGTATTTTTTGGTGCAGAACCACTGCCCTTCTTCATGGTCGTATCCGATTCGGTCAGGTTTTTTTTACGCCTTGCTACTGCTTCCTTTGAGTTCAGTAATGATTTCGAATCTTCATTATCGGAAGAATATCTGCCGACGTCGTTCGCATTCTCGTTCGTGGCGCCTCCCGGTCTCGTGCTTGATTGTACGTCACCGCTGTTAGCGTTGCTCCTGCCCTCCGGCCTGGGATTGGATGGACTGGCAGCCGGCGCGTTATTCGCGCCTTGCTTGCTCTGAGCGGCAGACTGTCCTTGCTTACTTTGCGATGCAGTTTGTCCTTGCTTACTCTTATCAGCATTTTGCCCGCCCGAAACGGTTGCATTTTGAGAATAAGACACGGTGGTAGCGAACAGCATTGCTGCAAAAAATGAGATTATTGGCTTGTTCATGGTTCGGTTAATGTTTGATGAATAATGTTTGGCATAATAGCCATTCCAGGCGGAGGATATTATAAAAGGCATGCCAACAGATCAGATCGCTCGCTAACAGATTTTCATTTTTGGGCACAAAAAAATAGGCACCTGTTAAAGTGCCTATTTGACGTCTAATTATGTCTGATCAAAGGTCGAGCCCCCTTCTTCTCAATCGCTCTTCATCGGTCAGATCTTCGGCTTCCACTTCTGTATGGCGCAGCGTTTCGTTGATTACCTCATCGCGCTCGTCCACTGTTTTGTTCAAGCTTACTTCTTCCACGACCCGAGCTTCCTTATTTACAACCGGGATCTCTGCATATTCCTTCATTTCAATAGTTCCTTCAGTGAAGGTATCAAAATCCGATTCCGAAGCAATGCGGTCAACAGGTGTCCTGTTCACATTCACTTGCTCCTGACGCAGGCGAACGCTTTCCTGAACCGGACGTTCAATGATGCGGCTTCTCAGACGCACGCCACCCGTTTCAATCTCGCGTTTCCCAACTTGCAACTCTTCCTTAATAACTGGTAATGATCCCGATTGCTCATCCGCAATGATGGATCTTTCATCCCGATCGGTTGAATACTCATCTCCGATTAGTGAACTTTCCCGATTTGTTGAAATGTCATCGCTAACAATCGAGCTGTCATTCCGAATTGTTGAATAGTCATCTTCAATAAGTGAGCGATCGCGATTTGTTGAATAATCATCGCCAATCAGCGAGCTGTCGTTACGGGTTGTTAAATCATCAGAATCAGATACAACATTAAGCGATCGGTTTGCATAAGGATCTGCTGTGTTATCCTGATATGGATTTACCGGAACTTCCGTAGCCGTGCCTGCATATCCTTGATCTGCCGTATATCCTTGGTCTGCCGTATACTTAGCATTATGGTCATTCACATCCACTGCACCGAACTGGTCGAGAATAGCAGCTGCGTTTTCGGCTTCCATAGCATTGGCAGCATGAACTGTTACAATGGTTCCGCGACGTCCCGCTTCCGAGTAACGTCTTGTTTCTTCTTCGTCCCCATCAAACAGGTCCCTGAAAAAGTTACCGATACGGTCCATTACATCCTCGTCGTCATTATGAACAGTTGATGTTTCCTGGTCAGACTTATAGGAAGCCGTTTTGATATCGACATCGCCGCCTGCGAATCCATTTGCCAGTAAATAGTTTTGCGCTTCCTGCGCATCGCTTTCATATTCGAAAATTCCAACTACTGTATTAGCCATGATTTCTTATTTTAAAAGTTATTGGTTTGTTGATTAGCCGCCCACTCTTAAATATCCATGCCTGAAGTGTCTCTCGAAATCGTGACTTCTTCTTTTCTCAGCACTTGTGAATATGTTTTCTGATCCTGGTGCTGATGCTTTTTTATGTGAATTTCTTCAACCAGCATCAACCGCTTTTCCACAACCAAAACCTCCTTGACAACCGAAATAATGGTAATATCCCCCTCTTGTCGGACAGGTGCCGGAGCAGCGTCCACGTACTGATTGATTTCTTTTCTTTCTATGGTCACTTCTTCACTCGTAACCGTAGCATCAGCGAAAACTTCCTCTTCCAGCACTTTTTTTGAAACAGAAACACTCCCCGTTTCTACAACTTTGGAAGATATCACCAGTTTTTCCTCGATTACCGGGATCTTTTTTGTTTCCCCGGAAGAAAATTCATGACCGATCCCGGAATCGTCATTATTGGAAGACATTGTTATTGTCTCGGAAATTTGTCCACAGTTTCTTTTGTCTCATCGGCAAGTTGTTCAGCGGAACCCTTTGCTTTATCGACATATGCATTCGCTGTGTCTTTAACCTGGTCTGTCAAAGAGTTAAGCTTATCCTTGGCTGTGCCAGCTACTTCGGCAGCCTTTGATTTGGTTTCTTCCCATTGATTTTTCAGCTTGTCTTTTTGCTGATCGGCCAGGTCTTTAATCTGCTGACGTGTCTCTGCGCCTGATTTTGGAGCGAATAACATGGCAGCTAACGCACCAACTGTCGCACCTACGAGCACACCAATTACAAAACCGCCGTTAAAATCTTCTTTGTCTTCATAATGATACTTCGAGCTCATGACATTATAATGTTTAGTTGAGCCTCAATTACTGCTAAAAATGTGCCAGGCGAAAAGCCAGGGACGATTCAGCGATGCATAGTGCAATGTTAGGCCATGCACAATTCGTTGGCCCAGTTATTTAGGGCGTAATGCTGATTTGACATTAAAGCTGTTTAGCTTTGGCAAATTACTTCCTGCAAAAGTATGTTTGTAATTCAATTGAATTCTCCGCTACACAATTATATAGCATGAATAAGAACGGCCCGATTATCATTATAGAGGACGACCCCGACGATCAGTTTGTATTAGAAGAAGTTTTTAATGAGCTCGGTTACTCTAATCCGCGGATGTATTTTGCGGATGGGCAAACGGCATTACAATATTTGTATCAGGTCGACGAACGGCCCTTTATCATAATCTCTGACATTAACCTGCCCCAGCTTAACGGACTGGAACTGAGGAGAAAAGTCCAAACAGATGCTGAGCTGAGCCTTAAATGCATTCCTTACGTTTATTTTACGACAGCCATCAACCATCAGGTCGTTATTGATGCTTACAGCACATCAGCGCAGGGATTTTTTGTAAAACCAGGTGAATTTGAAGAGATTAAATCGACTATCAAAGTGATGATCGACTATTGGAAAAAGTGTGCTGCCCCTAATAATTTCTGAACCGCCTTTCACTCAATTTTTGAATAAATTTTCCCGAACACTTCCTTGCTGAGCGGCTTGGAATGATAGCCCTGCACAAGCGGATGTTCTTCGGCACTCTTGATATCCTCCGGGTCGATGGAGGACGAAAGCAAATATATCGCAAGTTGTGAGCGCATTTGACTGGGAAATAAGGCCACCTCATCCAGAAATTCCCACCCGCTCATTGTGGGCATATTAATGTCAAGAAAGAGCACCGTTTCCCCAAAAGGTGTCGCCTGCCCGAATGCTTCTTTGAAGAACGTTAGCGCTTCTTCCGGATTGGTAAACAGCTGTATGCTGGCCGCGGGCGCAACACTTGCGATCACATATTTGCAGACCATATTGTTGATCGGATCATCGTCAACCACAATAAATTGAGCAGGTAACTTCATATAACCGGGTTTTGATTCAGTTCAGACTGAAATTCAATCTTGAATTCAGTGCCTTCATTCACAGTACTATTCACATGAATCTTTCCACCGAGCATTTCCACCTGCGTTTTGACCATAAACAGCCCCAGGCCTTTGCCTTCCACATGCTGATGGAAGCGTTTATATAAACCAAATATCTGAGAGCCTTTTCTTGTCAGATCAATTCCCATCCCATTATCGCGTATGCTAATGTTCACCAGGCCGTCGTCGAGGCTGCTGCTAATGTAAATAACAGGCGACAGATCCGGGCGGCGATACTTTATGCTATTGATAATCAAGTTGTAAAAGATGCTGTACAGGTAAGTTTTAAGCGTAAACAACTCATCTACGGCGCGGAAGTCTGTTTGAATGCTGACCTGCTCTCTATCAATGATGTTTTGAAGGCTCGACCGTATGTTATCGACCAGATGCTGCAAATTCACAGATTCTTTGTTTTCACTTACCTCCCGTTTGATACGCAAGATTGTATTCAAATCCGAAATGACGTCATCCAGCCTTTTTACATTCAATAGTATGCCTTCCAGGAACTCGTCCTTCACCGGTTGCGGATAGGCATCCTGGCTAATCAGCTCGCCCAGGCCGATAATATTTGCTACGGGCGCCCGCAGGTTGTGTGATACGATGTACGCAAACTGGTCAAGCCCTTTGTTGGATTCGGAAAGCTCACTCGCGTAGTTCCGTAAATTCTCATTAAGCTCGCGGAGCCTTGATTCAGACTCTTTCCGCTCGGTAATGTCCCGGAAATACGCCGATAGGCCATTCAGGGAAGGGTAAGCTGTAATCTCGAACCAGGTGTTGTCCATTGCATAATAAAACTCGAAATGCTGGA of Dyadobacter chenhuakuii contains these proteins:
- a CDS encoding YsnF/AvaK domain-containing protein; translation: MSSNNDDSGIGHEFSSGETKKIPVIEEKLVISSKVVETGSVSVSKKVLEEEVFADATVTSEEVTIERKEINQYVDAAPAPVRQEGDITIISVVKEVLVVEKRLMLVEEIHIKKHQHQDQKTYSQVLRKEEVTISRDTSGMDI
- a CDS encoding glycoside hydrolase family 43 protein, yielding MTFKTLYKPVLIWCLAFLFIDASCKKEAKSPEPGKQQQAATFSNPLLNAAPDPWVFQKDTTYYYLHTLGNRIQIWKTGKMSRLKDVTPVTVFNAPASGGNSRDIWAPELFFLNCKWYIYYTGSDGQDRNHRMWVLENANADPTQGTWTDKGQLKTHPEDLWSIDATVFQQDTTLFMVWSGRPFAGGSTDLTQNLYISRMANPFTLAGPTVKIADPQYDWEKRGFPVNEGPEILKNPAGQTLLVFSGSYCGDDRYSLGIARLQEGSDPLKPASWTKIANPVFTGLASANAFGVGHNGFFKSRDGKEDWIIYHANSASGQGCGGSRNVRMQKFTWTADGLPSFGEPVSTGQAIAVPSGE
- a CDS encoding RagB/SusD family nutrient uptake outer membrane protein, which encodes MKKIFLLTSFILMVATACDRDFDQPNPNNPTIASFWKSQNDAIKGINAVYSTFHRTATLYSRFLFYHGMLRSDEGYGSGGDITLNNVMGFNQTNYNEGLTAGTWQNLFIGIFRANQVLAYVPGIEMDEALKNRIIGEAKFMRGLFYFNLTLYFGRPPIILEPSEPTDRPVNATNEQAWAQVVKDLTEAAPALPLSYTGDDLGRATRGAAMGLLGKAFLQQNKNQEAATALAWFITGEGKGLYTLTANYQDNFKASTENNSESVFEIQFRFNPNENTDDDVDETRINNTGTSIAQFYAPRGVGFSDGGARRWLVGEFKKENTALGTRDPRLAATLLFDSTDVRGPNFTMVYGKTFASRYGTNTGESSSVWFRKQLNDNEAGRTEEGFRSPNNHRLLRYADILLMYAEALNGLGQTAQAYPFVDMVRVRAGLRPLTQARPGLSQAQFLAQIKHERITELTGETWRFADLQRWGDLGKELAARDPEFTNFEKGRNEWYPIPQSDIDLNPNLTQNPRY
- a CDS encoding response regulator, encoding MNKNGPIIIIEDDPDDQFVLEEVFNELGYSNPRMYFADGQTALQYLYQVDERPFIIISDINLPQLNGLELRRKVQTDAELSLKCIPYVYFTTAINHQVVIDAYSTSAQGFFVKPGEFEEIKSTIKVMIDYWKKCAAPNNF
- a CDS encoding response regulator; the encoded protein is MKLPAQFIVVDDDPINNMVCKYVIASVAPAASIQLFTNPEEALTFFKEAFGQATPFGETVLFLDINMPTMSGWEFLDEVALFPSQMRSQLAIYLLSSSIDPEDIKSAEEHPLVQGYHSKPLSKEVFGKIYSKIE
- a CDS encoding family 43 glycosylhydrolase → MKKLSISLLLLIFVHIAHAQQAVIRGDFADPSVIKVGDTYYAAGTSSNWAPGFPVMKSKDLKNWTQTGSIFPDLTGWADYYYWAPELNYENGKVYVYYTAHKKGGNLCVGVASADTPEGPFKDHGPLVCQEVGSIDGFPIRDENNKLHLIWKEDGNSVGKATPIWIQEINEEKTALVGEKKELFRNDTPWEANLVEGVSVIKNNGYFYAIYAAAGCCGPGCTYATGIARSKSLMGPWEKFKGNPIMTGQGDWMCPGHGTAVTYQGKNYFLYHAYDKSSNKYTGRQALVRGFEFTPDNWIRFTDEYLSPSDSPKMFTATDDFNKEKLDLQWSWSVFNKPAIELKNGRIGLQIKDDRELFIARRIEGPNYEATVETIPAKSAMAGVALIGDEKNLIYAVAKQDSIGITLVKDGARSSLGKFPVATKGKNLFIKMTVKNNTEIGFQYSLNGTAFTALKISAPDITFLPPWDRAVRAGILAKGVEGEVAVIEKFVFKNQ
- a CDS encoding SusC/RagA family TonB-linked outer membrane protein gives rise to the protein MRNYYTLFQLLFILLSGVNFALGQGTNVTGVVQTATGEALPGATVVVAGTNAATITDANGKFTITAQNGQTLRVTFIGYLPSEVPVTDQTSYTIQLAEDAQNLEEFVVIGYQSVRRSDLTGATGIIDAQNTNKRIARSVPEALQGMTPGVAVRNGGAPGQEAVVNIRGLSTLFGNASPLYVIDGMLADANTTVNPNDVETIQVLKDASAAAIYGSRAANGVIIITTKKGKEGALKVDASARFGISSLPKRWDMMNAQEYVETNTRAYQAAGYALQPSVANYNGAVNTNWADELLQTGSIQDYNVSLSGGGKDSKYLISGSYFADEGVLKARDFKRGSMRINTEATRNKFTFGENLMVSSTERNAPFQGGFAEGNAWYDVWTSLPIIPVLSADLQSTSNPGGWGYGSFNARSFSRNQAAINDITRSTSNFFKVLGNAFIDYKILKNVTYRFNAGLETSFDKTNNIRKEGLWYWNQSPEFSSVGQTRAQFLSYLFEHTLNFNFTFNKHNLNGVVGYTQQTIRNDDVGGRRLQLGVYGGDYFTTINSASGGMTATGTRSQTLINSALGRLNYNFAEKYYLTFTFRADKDSRFSPAHRTGYFPSAAASWKVSNEEFFKSDIINELKLRGSYGVLGSANLSNYQFTGFLNQAPRAVFGSGQTEFPGATQARLVYEDIKWEQKATTNIGADLVLFNNKLAITIDAFRSVAKDVLLSLPLPLYIGNLQGDPLVNIGSIENKGIELDFTYRHTSGPFTWSVAPNFSLIRNKVLELGNLGVDEETGEPRNYIQSGNTRSQVGRSIGEYYLIKTDGLFQNDEEIQAHKAQAAYAKPGDVRYVNRIDQGTNDDINDRDRTFAGSPWPKLTSGLILNGSWSGISLNVQFYGAFGQKIYNDVRRDIDGMGYSNYRRDINPWTPQNTDTDFPRLGVSYSTGAAGDPASADRGIVSNVRGNTDRWLENGSYLRLRNVELSYSIPEAVTTKLALSNARIYVSAQNLLTFTKYTGLDPDVVGANFNLEPGVDLGGYPSSRIISFGINLGF
- a CDS encoding YsnF/AvaK domain-containing protein yields the protein MANTVVGIFEYESDAQEAQNYLLANGFAGGDVDIKTASYKSDQETSTVHNDDEDVMDRIGNFFRDLFDGDEEETRRYSEAGRRGTIVTVHAANAMEAENAAAILDQFGAVDVNDHNAKYTADQGYTADQGYAGTATEVPVNPYQDNTADPYANRSLNVVSDSDDLTTRNDSSLIGDDYSTNRDRSLIEDDYSTIRNDSSIVSDDISTNRESSLIGDEYSTDRDERSIIADEQSGSLPVIKEELQVGKREIETGGVRLRSRIIERPVQESVRLRQEQVNVNRTPVDRIASESDFDTFTEGTIEMKEYAEIPVVNKEARVVEEVSLNKTVDERDEVINETLRHTEVEAEDLTDEERLRRRGLDL
- a CDS encoding YtxH domain-containing protein codes for the protein MSSKYHYEDKEDFNGGFVIGVLVGATVGALAAMLFAPKSGAETRQQIKDLADQQKDKLKNQWEETKSKAAEVAGTAKDKLNSLTDQVKDTANAYVDKAKGSAEQLADETKETVDKFPRQ